The genomic window TGGAGGCTGGAGAGGTCCGCCAGGTCGAAGCGCTCCAGCAACTGGTGCGCCCAGGCGGGCAGCGCGGCGACCGCCTGCTGGTAGTAGACGATGAAGTTCAGCTCACCGGACTTCAATCGCTGGTAGACGGTGGCGCCCTCCTGCACCAGCGCCCCGGCGATGAAGGTCACCGGCAGGATCACGATGAGGAAGCACACGGCCAGGGATATCAGCGCCGCCAGATTGTTGCGGTCGTTCAGGCGCACGCGCAGGCGGCGCTGCAACGGGGCGAAGATGATCGCCAGGATGGTGCCCCAGAAGACCGCCCCGTAGAACGGCAGAAGGATCCAGCCGAAGGCGAGTGTCACCACCAGCAGCAGGACGAGGAACGTCCGGTATTCCAGTTTCGATTCGAACATGAGCGGGTCCAGGATGGATAAACCTGCTCATTAGTCAGCAGTTGCCCTGCCAAGTGCAACTTTCGGCGCGCGTTCCGTGCGCGCGAGCGCTCTACAGCACCATCGCCGCAACCCAGCCGAACGCCAGCAGCGGCAGGTTGTAGTGCAGGAACGTCGGCACCACGGTGTCCCAGATATGGTTGTGCTGGCCGTCCACATTCAGGCCGGAGGTCGGGCCCAGTGTCGAGTCCGACGCCGGCGACCCCGCGTCCCCCAGCGCACCGGCCGTGCCGACGATGCTGACAATGGCCAGCGGGCTGAACCCCAGGTGCACCGCCAGCGGCACGAAGATCGCCGCGATGATGGGCACCGTGGAAAACGACGAGCCGATACCCATGGTCACCAGCAGGCCCACCAGCAGCATCATGAAGGCACCCAGCGCCTTGCTGCTGCCGATCCAGCCGGCGGCGCTGTCCACCAGGCTGGCGACCTGCCCGGTGGCGGTCATCACCGCGGCAAAGCCCTGGGCGGCGATCATGATGAATCCGATCATCGCCATCATCTTCATGCCCTCGGTGAACAGGTCGTCCGCTTCCTTCCAGCGCACCACGCCGGACAGCGAGAACACCAAAAAGCCCACCAGCGCGCCGAGGATCATCGAGTCGAGCAGCAATTGCACGGCAAAGGCCGCGGCGACGGCGACACCCGCCACCACGAGGCTCATCCTGCTGTAGGGCGTGTCGACCCGCTCGGCCTGTTCGATGCGTTCGAGGTCGTAGTCCCGCTGGCGGCGATAGCTGAAGAACACCGCGGTCAGCAGGCCACAGACCATGCCCAGCGCCGGGATCAGCATGGCGTGGGTGACGTTGATGCCCTGCACGTCCACACCGGCGCGGGCGACGTTGGCCAGCAGGATCTGGTTCAGGAAGATGTTGCCGAAGCCCACCGGCAGGAACATGTAGGGTGTGATCAGGCCGAAGGTGATCACGCAGGCGATCAGTCGGCGGTCGATGCGCAGGCGGGTCAGCACATAGAGCAGCGGCGGCACCAGCAAGGGAATGAAGGCGATGTGGATCGGCAGGATGTTCTGCGAGGAAATCGCCACCACCAGCAGCAGACCGACCATGATCCACTTGAAACCGCTGGCGCCGTTTGCCTCGTGCCGGCCGAGCATCGCCAGGGCACAGTCAGCCAGGGCGTGCGCCATGCCGGAGCGCGCAATGGCCACCGCGAAGGCGCCGAGCATGGCGTAGGACAATGCCACCGTGGCGCCGGCGCCCAGCCCGTCGTTGAAGGCCTTGAGCGTGCCGTCCATGCCCAGGCCACCCAGCAGGCCACCCGCCACCGCGCCGGCGATCAGTGCGACCACCACGTGCACGCGACACAGGCTCAGCACCAGCATCAGGCCAATGGCAATCAGCACCGCATTCATCGTCACCACTCCTCTTGCGTATCGCCCCACCGGGGCACGGGCAAAAGGCGCGCACTCTGCCAAAGGCCCGCTGGCGTGTCAAAACCTGTGTGGAATCAAGACGTTTCCGAACGAGGGCGGCGGGACTTTCACCGCGGTGCGCACGCTTTTTGCCTAGTTTTCTGCCGCTGGTTGCGACGGCACGCCAGAATCGCCTGTTTTCTGGCGTTTCGCCCCGTCACGGGTCAAGAAGAGGCGGGAAACGCCGATATATCGGGCGTCCCAAGGCTTAGTTCAAACAAGGATTCCCCTCCATGCTGCTGCGCCGTCTCTCCATCCAGTGGAAGATCACGTTGCTCGCCGGGCTGTGCCTGCTCGGCGTCGTCTCGCTGCTGTCCGGCCTATCGGTCTATCGCACCCAACACAGCACCTCGCTGGTCAAGCAATCGAGCACCGACATGCTCGACGAAGCGGCCAAGGCGCGTCTGCAATCGCGCGGCGAGGTCCAGGCCATGCGCATACAGCGCTACATCATGGATGCCTACCAGTACGGCAAGGGCTTTTCGCGGCAGGTGCTGTTCCTGCGCGACCAGGCGCAGAAGCGCTTCCTCGACGCCTACGACCTGCGCGAGGACCTCACCCGCCAGGTGAAGACCGCACTGGAAGGCAACCCGGAGCTGCTCGGCCTCTACGTGGCCTTCGAACCCGATGCGCTGGACGGCAAGGACAAGCTCTTCGCCGGCCAGGGCGAGCTTGGCAGCAACGACGCCGGGCGCTTCTCCATCTACTGGTCCCAGGCCACGCCGGGCCAGCTGGAATCCGAGGCCATGGCCGAGTCGCTGCTCAATGACACCAGCCCCGGCCCCAGCGGCAGCGCGTACAACGCCTGGTTCACCTGCCCCAAGACCACCGGCCAGCCCTGCGTGCTCGATCCGTACTTCGACGAAGTGGGCAAGAAGAAGATGCTCATGACCAGCATCGCCTTTCCGCTGGTGCTGGACGGCAAGGTCATCGGCGTCATGGGCCTGGACATCAGCATGGAGAAGCTGCAGGACATCGCCGTGGAAGGCAGCCGGGAACTGTACGACGGCCAGGGCCGCGTCAGCATCGTCAGCGCCGCCGGCCTGCTCGCCGGGCACAGCGCCGACGCCGCCAAGCTGAGCAAGAACCTCAAGGACGTCTATCCGAACCAGGGTGCCGAGCTGCTGCAAGCGGTGGCCAGCAACCATGAACAGGTATCCCGCCAGGACGATCAGCTTCGCGTGATCGAACCCCTGCAGCCGATCCCCGGCTCCAAACCCTGGGGCGTGCTGCTGGAGGTCCCGCAGGACGTCCTGCTCGGCCCGGCCATCCGGCTGCAGAACCAACTGGACGACCAGCGCGTACAGGGCACCGTCTCGCAGCTGGGCTTCGGGCTGGTTGCCATCCTGATCGGGCTGTTCGCCATGTGGCTCACCGCCCGCGGCGTGACCCGGCCGATCCTCGGCGTCGCCGCCATGCTGCGCAACATCGCCAGCGGCGAAGGCGACCTGACCAAGCGCCTGGACTACACCGGCAAGGACGAGCTGGGCGAGCTGGCCGGCTGGTTCAACCGCTTCCTCGACAAGCTGCAGCCGATCATCCGCGACGTGAAATCCTCCGTGCAGGACGCCCGCGCCACTGCCGATCAGTCCTCGGAAATCGCCAGCCAGACCAGTGCCGGCATGCAGCAGCAATTCCGCGAAGTCGACCAGGTGGCCACCGCCTCCCAGGAAATGAGCGCCACCGCCCACGACGTCGCCAACAGCGCCGCCATGGCCGCCGATGCCGCCCGCGGCGCCGACGGTGCGACCCGCGACGGCCTGAGCGTGATCGACAACACCACTCGCCTGATCGACGAGCTGGCCAGCGACATGAGCAGCGCCATGAGCCAGGTCGAAGGCCTGGCGGCGAGCAGCGAGCAGATCGGCTCGGTGCTGGACGTGATCCGCGGCATCGCCGAGCAGACCAACCTGCTGGCGCTCAACGCCGCCATCGAAGCGGCCCGCGCCGGGGAAGCCGGGCGCGGCTTCGCGGTGGTCGCCGACGAGGTACGCAACCTCGCCAAGCGCACCCAGGATTCGGTGGAGGAAATCCGCCAGGTGATCGAAGGCCTGCAGAACGGCACTCGCGACGTGGTCGGCGCGATGAGCAACAGCCACCGCCAGGCGCAGGACAGCGTCAGCCAGGTCGAGCAGGCCGTGGCCGCGCTGCAACGCATCGGCGAGGCGGTCAGCGTGATCACCGACATGAACCTGCAGATCGCCAGCGCCGCCGAGGAACAGAGCGCGGTGGCCGAGGAGATCAACCGCAACGTCGCCGGCATCCGCGATGTGACCGAATCGCTGTCGAGCCAGGCGCAGGAATCGGCGCAGGTCAGCCAGTCGCTGAACAAGCTGGCGAACCACCAGCAGGGATTGATGGATCAGTTCCGCGTCTGAGCCCGCAGCAGGAGCGGTCGCGGGCGCGGCCCGCTCCTATAGCATCACCCGAACCCTGTAGGAGCGGGCCATGCCCGCGATCCGCCAGCAACGCCGGCGCCAGATCCTATTCGCGAGCATGGCTCGCTCCTACAAGAGCAAGCCGGAGTGACCCTGTAGGAGCGGGCCATGCCCGCGAACCGCCGGCAACGCCGGCGCCCGATCCGGTTCGCGAGCATGGCTCGCTCCTACAAAAGCAAGCCGGAGTGACCCTGTAGGAGCGGGCCATGCCCGCGATCCGCCGGCAACGCCGGGGCCAGTTCTGGTTCGCGAGCATGGCTCGCTCCTACAAGAGCAAGCCAGCATCTGTAGGAGCGAGCTTGCTCGCGAACCGCACGGCACAAGCTCCCAGGAGCCACATCAGGCCGTGCGGCGCGGTAACACCACCATCACCCGCAGCCCACCCAGCGCACTGCTTTCCAGCGTCAGGCTCCCGCCACAGGCCGCCGCGATATCCCGCGCGATGCCCAGGCCCAGGCCATGCCCGGCGACCTGTTCATCCAGCCGCGTGCCACGCTCCAGTACACTGTCACGCTGGTCCTCGGCAATCCCGGGGCCGTCATCGTCCACGCACAACCGGTAGGCGTCCGCGCCCTTCTCGACCGTCAGCCGCACCTGGGCATCAGCCCACTTGCAGGCGTTGTCCAGCAGGTTGCCGAGCATCTCCAGCAGGTCTTCGCGGTCGTACGGCAGGCGCGTCGCGGGCGGTGCCTGCCAGTGGATGGCAAGGTGGTCGCCATGAATGAGCTTGAGCATGTCGCACAGGCTCGGCAGCTCCGCGT from Pseudomonas sp. GCEP-101 includes these protein-coding regions:
- a CDS encoding Na+/H+ antiporter family protein — its product is MNAVLIAIGLMLVLSLCRVHVVVALIAGAVAGGLLGGLGMDGTLKAFNDGLGAGATVALSYAMLGAFAVAIARSGMAHALADCALAMLGRHEANGASGFKWIMVGLLLVVAISSQNILPIHIAFIPLLVPPLLYVLTRLRIDRRLIACVITFGLITPYMFLPVGFGNIFLNQILLANVARAGVDVQGINVTHAMLIPALGMVCGLLTAVFFSYRRQRDYDLERIEQAERVDTPYSRMSLVVAGVAVAAAFAVQLLLDSMILGALVGFLVFSLSGVVRWKEADDLFTEGMKMMAMIGFIMIAAQGFAAVMTATGQVASLVDSAAGWIGSSKALGAFMMLLVGLLVTMGIGSSFSTVPIIAAIFVPLAVHLGFSPLAIVSIVGTAGALGDAGSPASDSTLGPTSGLNVDGQHNHIWDTVVPTFLHYNLPLLAFGWVAAMVL